The following nucleotide sequence is from Glycine max cultivar Williams 82 chromosome 9, Glycine_max_v4.0, whole genome shotgun sequence.
ataaaagaaaacatgtaagctctctaaaaattaattttaacatgcataaattatttaacttaatactgcatacttaaataaatatcaaattcaaacatacaattaaactaattaaaaaaataatttaaacaaattaaaatgcacTAAATAATTCATAACCATATATGTGATAAaccattcaatttaattatttagcatatgtataatcatcaataaaaattatggcatatgaaaaggaaagacaatGTTTAGCATatgttattcaattatttagCAAAACCTATATgtattcaattattaattaaagatattaagGTATTTCACATACAACTTATATGACTGGGCAAAATATaagttgttatatatatatataaacaattattaaaCCTTCAAATGGTTTAAAAACAACATGGACTGGCCAAAGCAAACATGACCTTCAATGTTAATTATGTAGAGTacgattttaatattattaaaagcatTAGTCACATGGCTCGTACTAAAATGCAACAGGTGATTCCAAAAATAGTCCACGTGAGTAGCATCAAAATGATGGAAATGGAACAAAATGAAAGGCCATTTGATTCATCTCCAAGCTTGAGTAGGGTCACTTTGACCCAATTGTGACCCGCAGACCCGAATGAAAACCTGATGGTTTTTAACCATTTACAAAgccaaaattatcattttaaatcacaaataaaaaggaaaatcgattccaatttgattttcaatcttaatatgaattaaaacgttcaaaaaaaaaaaaatagagtgcctgtatctaaaaaaaagtatgagTGCCAAAACAGAAGCAAGGTAGAAGCAAAGATGGCTTTGAtaccaaatataaaatttataaatatctgTTTTGAACCATAAGCAACACATTTAGACCaaacaaagaaaacataaaagaaaaatattattttcagagGTACCTACCTCTAGCCATTGCTATCAACCTTCTTCAGCTTTCACAGTTTTAACTTTCCAAATCCTTACTTGCTCAAACTCAATGATGTATTTTATATGAAGAGAGAAGTAGGTGAGTAGGTTTGAGGATAGAAACTAAGAACATCCGATCCTCTATATAGAGCTTTGTCCATCACAAAGCTCAACAGAACGTGATTGCATGTGCTTGAGTTGACACATCTTGGtcttgaagaagatgaagtcgtagtttttaaaaaactacaCCTTCATTGAAATAGTTATTGGCGGTAACAAAAATCtgagcttaatttttttaacattaaacaTAATGAGATCtttcttaaagaaaaaagaaaacattacaCATAATGGACATGGACATAACATAGTAATATTTTgactcattttaaaaataaaagaattaaattaaatttgttaagatattagaaagtaaaataaacttataagattcagataaaaaaaataaagtaacacAATAACCTTTGTTTGTTCtctaggataaaaaataaagtaaatataagataaaaggactaaaaataaaatttagtttttttaaaccattcctttcatttaacaaatttgaaaatttctacCTACTCCGATTCCTCTTCCCTCTTGACGAAAATCCAAAGCTGAAGAACTCCGTCCTTTGTTTGTTTCCCTGCGCGCTGCGCAACACAATAACCTTCATCTCCGCCCTTTGCACACCCAACAAGAAGCGCTTCGCGAGGTCGGTTACGAATCCAACGTTGTTCTCCTCAACTTATGCTGCCGTCCACGTCACCACCCAAATGTTCCCTCTCCTCCGCAAACTCCACATTCCCTTCTTCTCACACAGAAGAAGAACATTCCACTTCTCTCTCGCTCTCTTAAGGAAAATTCCAGAACATTCCAATAACCCCCCCGACCCCTCCCTCGTGGACCGCATCTcccgcctcctcctcctccgccgCCCCACTTCCATTCACCGCCTCCGATTTCGCCCCTCCGACGCCCTCACCGACGCCCTCCTCCGCCGCCTCCGCCTCCACCCCACCGCCGCACTCTCCTTCTTCACCCTCGCCGCCTCCGGCCAACAACACCCCCACTACCGCCCCCACGCCACCTCCTTCTGCCTCCTCCTCCACATCCTCGCCCGCGCCAAGCTCTTCCCCGAAACCCGCTCCATACTCCACCAACTCCTCTCCCTACACTGCACTAACAACTTCAAAACCTTCGCCGTCTGCAACGCCGTCGTCTCCGCCTACCGCGAATTCGGCTTCTCCCCCACCGCCTTCGACATGCTCCTCAAGGCGTTCTCCGAACGCGGCATGACTCGCCACGCACTCCACGTGTTCGACGAAATGTCCAAGCTCGCCCGGACCCCCAGTCTTCGGTCATGCAATTCGCTGCTCGCGAAATTGGTTCGCTCTGGCGAAGGAGACGCCGCATTGATGGTTTTTGAGCAGGTTTTGAAGATGGGGATTGTGCCTGATGTTTACATGATTAGTATTGTTGTGAATGCGCATTGTAGGGAAGGGAGCGTGGAGTGTGCTGAGAGGTTTGTGGAGAAGATGGAGGGGATGGGGTTTGAGGTTAATGTTGTGGTGTACAATGCTTTGGTTGGAGGGTATGTTTGTAAGGGGGGTGTTGATGGGGCTGAGAGGGTGTTGAGTTTGATGTCAGGGAGAGGGGTTGAGAGGAATGTGGTTACTTGGACTTTGTTGATGAAATGTTACTGCAGGCAGGGAAGGGTCGATGAGGCCGAGAGGTTGCTTCGGAGGATGAAGGAGGATGAGGGGGTGGTTGTGGATGATCGCGTGTATGGCGTGTTGGTCAATGGGTATTGTCAGGTGGGGAGGATGGATGATGCGGTTAGGATTCGAGATGAGATGGCCAGGGTGGGGTTGAGGGTGAATGTGTTTGTATGTAATGCGTTGGTTAACGGGTATTGTAAGCAGGGTTGGGTTGGGAAGGCTGAGGAGGTGTTGAGGGAGATGGTGGATTGGAATGTGAGGCCGGATTGTTATAGCTATAATACGCTGTTGGATGGGTACTGCAGGGAAGGGAGGATGGCTGAGTCTTTTATGCTTTGTGAGGAGATGATACGGGAGGGAATTGATCCATCGGTTGTGACATATAATATGGTTCTCAAAGGGCTGGTAGATGTGGGGTCTTATGGGGATGCTTTGAGCCTTTGGCATTTGATGGTGCAACGAGGTGTGGTGCCGAATGAGGTCAGCTATTGTACTCTGCTTGattgccttttcaaaatgggaGATTCTGACAGGGCTATGAAGCTTTGGAAAGAGATTTTGGGTCGGGGTTTTAGTAAGAGCAACGTTgcattcaatacaatgattggTGGGTTGTGTAAGATGGGGAAAGTCGTTGAAGCACAGACTGTTTTTGATAGGATGAAGGAACTTGGATGCTCACCAGATGAAATAACATATAGGACTTTGAGTGATGGATATTGTAAAATTGGCTGTGTTGTCGAAGCTTTTAGAATTAAAGATATGATGGAAAGACAGACAATTTCTCCTTCCATAGAAATGTACAATTCCCTTATTAATGGACTTTTTAAGTCCAGGAAGTCGAGTGATGTTGCTAACCTTCTTGTTGAGATGAAGAGAAGAGCTCTATCACCAAATGCTGTTACCTTTGGCACCCTTATTTCTGGTTGGTGCAATGAAGAGAAGTTGGACAAAGCTTTGACTTTATATTTTGAGATGATTGAAAGAGGGTTCTCTCCTAATTCAGTTATCTGTAGCAAAATAGTCATCAGTCTTTATAAGAATGATAGAATCAATGAAGCTACTGTGATCCTAGACAAGATGGTGGATTTTGATCTTCTTACAGTTCATAAATGTTCAGATAAGTCTGTCAAAAATGATTTCATAAGTCTAGAAGCTCAGAGAATTGCAGACTCTCTTGATAAGAGTGATATATGCAATTCTCTTCCCAACAATATTGTGTACAACATAGCTATCTATGGTCTTTGTAAGTCTGGGAAGATTGATGAAGCAAGAAGTGTTCTGTCAATTTTGTTGTCTAGAGGGTTTCTTCCAGATAATTTCACATATGGTGCCCTAATTCATGCCTGTTCGGCTGCTGGTGATGTGGGTGGTGCTTTCAACTTAAGGGATGAGATGGTGGAAAGAGGTCTTATCCCAAATATTACTACGTATAATGCGTTAATAAATGGGTTGTGCAAAGTAGGAAATATGGATAGAGCACAGAGACTTTTCCATAAACTTCCTCAAAAAGGCTTAGTTCCCAATGTTGTTACCTATAATATACTAATCACTGGTTACTGTAGAATAGGTGATCTTAATGAAGCCTCTAAATTGAGAGAGAAGATGATAGAAGGAGGGATTTCTTGAACCCGTACTCTGCTTTGATCAGTGTTCTTCTTGGAAGACTCTTTAAAGTTTTGCGATCAAATTATTCAGGGCATATGCTAATTAAATTCTTGCCTGATACTTCTCATAAATTTTGCTAAATGCAAAGCTGAGCTGATGGCTCAAGACTCAATTTCTACAAACCTGCAGCCATGTTCTGATGCATTAATTTCCAAACAAATTTGGCACAGGAAAAATCATTTCTTGCAAAAGATTTATAGGTTGGTAATGATCATATTCTCCTACCTATTCATCCTCAGGCATCATATTTGAAGTTCTGgagtttttcattctctttgttGTGGAAGCTAGATGTGCTTCATGATAaagtttttattcaaataatcaAGGAAAGTGAAATGTGTTTTTCTTGATGCAATAGTGAAATTTTCACAGCTATTTAGAGGATGGGGAGGACTTGGATATGGAAGATTTGAATGACTTGGATGCTTGTATGGATTGGTCCATGAAGACTATATTGTTTGATGTCACTTAAAACCACGGGAGTTTTGAGCACGTTTGAAGGTACTAATTTTCTTGCTGTTAATACAACTAGATGAATAGGTTGCCTTTTATTAGAGTGATCTTATCAATCTAGAATATTTATCAGTACACTGACTTGTTAATGTTGCGCAACTCAGGTCAGATGTTGAAGAACATAGATGGCATCTGTCAAGCTGTGCCTTTTAATGTGGTTGGAAGCCGAGTTCTAATCAACTCTGTGTCAGCATCTCATCCATTTGAAAGGGAAAAAGACCTCATTTATAGGAGAAACACCGttttggtttttatatataatctgCTACGTAGGAAAGATAAAATGGCTAGGTCACCCTTCAGGACTTCACAATATCTGGATGATAGAAAGCTTTCTGCATTGAAGATTCTAACTTAAATTACTTCATAGAGTAATGCTACATTCTCCAAAAAAGTAACAGCTAGATTATTGGTGGTTGTTGGATAAGATAAAAATGATAGGGACACATCAATTTTATTCATCCAAGAGTCAATAATAAGCTTGCCAGTTGAAACTTCTCAAAAGAATTCTGGCCATAAATTCCTTGTTATTTCGCCTATAGGGGTGAGGGGGTCACTTGGTTGACCTTGTGTTCTGATCGTGACAACTGTATAGAATTGGGATTGAATCCAGAAATACCCATTGGTAGGTACTTTGTAATCCCATTGTAAATACTCGCTGAGATTGCCAGTTTTGTCCTGACATTAGAGCCGGAAGAGCCTGTTTTTCCGTAAACATTTTTGTACCCAAAAACATTTCTTGCCATTCTTTTCATACACTGTTTAGCATGCAATTATTAGAATGAGGCTATACCACATAGAAAAAGCTTTGCCAAtgaaatgattcttttttattttattttatttagacttaattaaatttttcatacctAGAATATAAGTCATTTTCGGATTATTATCTAACATTTTTTCAAccaaatatctaaaaatattttcagtttCATTTTATTACCTGTCGTCAGTCGTCTTTTGTTAAATAATGATGTGACAAACAGAATGTCACGTCATCACTTCTTATCACGGATATCTCATTGTCACGTTATCACCTTTAATGATGTGTTTGTGATTGGACATGATGACGTGACATTTTGTCTGTCACGTCATTATTTAACGGAAGAAAATTAACGATGAGtagtaaaatgaaattgaaatttttttcaagtaagtatttgacaaaaaatgaatttttaggtaataatataaaaaaaatatatttttccaggtatgaaaaacttatttaaataaatctgaaaaataattttttaattaataaataataatgagaagttttatcaaataaataatttaatttcagataaaatgataaattttattattttattgaaaataaaaataaaaatgataatcataaatttaagttatgtttaaaattaaatcttataagtcaataagaaaaaatcatttctcaaacacttttatttaataaaatatttgtaaacttgtaaaaaaactaaaaattaattaaaataacttgatgaatatatatatatatatatatgtaatttacttttatatagacttaagaaactttattttatttatttttttaagataattcctcatttaaaataagaaatacattaaattaataagatatttttattggtaggaataaaaaaatactatttaaaatttacaataactcaccTATTAAGTTATCTTGTTTAATCAAGTGaactaaattaataagatagtattaaaggtgaaattaaagagttaagatGCATACATTTAATATATGAACAAAGTTAAAAGAGAACTCAACAAGATCAAATGGTGAGATATATCTTGGGTCTAGAGAATAGTAAAGGAAGAGTGAGGAAAGACATAATATGTTACATGTATACATTGATTATAGACCGcaaaatatcaattatatatgatttaaacaagtttttcatgtcatatattaaataagtttttcatatctaaaaagtaggttatttttatattactacctaacaattcatttttttgtcaaatacttacttgaaaaaatcttcagttTCATTTTACTATATGCCGATATTTTTCTTCCGTTAAGTGATAGTGTGATAGATGCAGTGTCACGTCATCATGTTCAATCACTGACGCAACATTGTCACATCATTGAAAgtgatgatgtgacaatggaGTGTCCGTGACAAGGTGTGATGACATGATACTTCGTTTGTCAAGTCATCACTTAACCGAAATTTTTGTGAGGACTTCTTTCTGGGTTCCTCGCTGAACCAACTGAGACTTATCAAAGTAATCCTTATGATGTCTATCCTAACTTATCTTCCCtctctggaagtggcgtcatctgAAACTCTGTAATTTGTATCAAGCGATTTGGTCCTAACAAGGATCACATCATCAGTGgaaaaggatgaaggcccagagacaGAGACACTACtatgaatattaattattgttgaaagcccaaactaatttgatgactcatgccaaatatgttctttttttatttataatttttttcgttTTAATTTTGACCCAAACTGTTTTAAAAACCATGTCAACAGGTAGTAAAATGaaactgaaatttttttcaggtacttgattgaaaaaaataaatgttaagtaataatatgaaaataatctataattcaactatgaaaaacttaattaagaattttatttattagtgaTTTGGACAggttgaataaatttttatttttatgggtCTTTTCCtttgcaacaaaaataaaaatagtaattattattattattgtttagtTTCTTCTTTGAACTAATATTGGCAAAGTGGTATTGCATCCTGAGAATGGAATTCAAACTAATAAGAGCATGAAAGCATCTAGCTAAATTCCTACGACAGTCAGATATGTCCAACTATGCACGTGTTCAGTTAGCTATTCATTGAATATTTGAGGCATTATTTGAGTTTACCAAGATTCAAATGCTATTGTGTTGACCGACTAAGCAATTAGATTTCtgagtaaataaaataatttcatgaaTAAACGAgagtattttgaaatattaattgatggattgaatgaattttattaaatggATCATggatgaattgatttttttaatggatcTAAATGTAtaaatgtattaatttattacttttaactAGTGCGGTGACATGTGCAATGTACATGTACATTTTGGTTataaagatcaaaattaatcataaaatatataataaatataaatattagtatttcttcatgtaaatattttattctattttaattatttttatttttaattatactatAAATTTTGCATAACCATTAAAATTAGAACTTTTAATTTCTCAATAGGACTTTAAGATATTCTCATGTTTTGATTCTTTAAGTTAATTATGAGACTAATCCTTAATTCATAACTTATTcctatttaaaagtttttatcCCATTCCAATAAAGTATTATgtggaaattaaatttaatattttttttctataaatttaatataggtTATCAACTGAATTATACATATTGAATAATTACTCTATAATTTAACTTAAATGTTAACATGTCTCATATAAATGTTCATGTGtctcatattttcttttacttttatgttatcttatttttgtttatatttacatacatggcttatatattaatgtttttcGTATAAAAAGTTAAAGTTGTGCGTAAATATTTACCTctatttttaatacaatatcaagtattttttattatatattttaagtaatatcacctatcataatttatatattaaaaaagagtttaatGTCTATAGTTATGTTTAATAACATATTTCagttagtttttaactttttttattacttgaaaaattcatttgaCTGTTTggtaaataaacttttttttagtagttttttagtagttttgttagcattttttaaaatgttaattgaagtagattttttttaaagtgttagcttctaactttttatattttctttcacttttatcctcgatatatttattgatttccttgttacttgttttttttcaaataaatcatgatattattttttgtcattttatactctttaaccactttagCAGTTAGTTTATCGAACACTTCTAATTTAAAAGTTAGTTTTTTAGCTTCCAATTTTTAATTACTAGTTAACTTTTTAGCTAATATTGTCAAACATAATCTATATGGACCGATGGTGTAAAAGAgttttaaaagttaacaaacttaTATATATGGTAGATTATAattgtaaaactttttacattatTGAGAGTGTATAACcatttttctcataaaaaaatctcatgaaattttatattcaaGACATAAATATTAACCTATGTAATATACACATtgattttcatattaatatGTTTACGTAAGAAAGTTGTACAATTTTCCCATaggctaaaattattttaagcataaactaatttataaaagttttcATATTAGCATGGCTAAAAGATGAATTTTAACATGTctataagctaattttaacttatcacTACAAGAAAGAATCATATtcacaatgaattttttcagtGACAATTGAGTTGGTAAAGATAGATATTTGACATCTTCCATAACATAATTAAGATTTTCCTTTTGTAAAACCTCTTATGTacttaattaaattacttattcAAACACGTCTTAAACAAGATAACTAACTTGAATGATAACATTCTTGTGAAttatgcaggttttgatgatgcctaaaataatttacttgataatagttatcatcatcaaaaagggggagaaggtGAATTTATATcatgtaggttttgatgatgccaaagtattaCCTAaagatggttgtcatcatcaaaaagaggAAGAATGTGAATGaatatcatgcaggttttgatgatgccaaaaaggtTACTTGATGAGCATGGATTGAATCAAGTCAAAAGAACAAGATCAAGTAAATCTAAGATAAGAAATtagtaaatttgtttaaataatctcaatttaattgttttagttTGGCCTCAACATCTTTAGTATCAAACACTCTTTTATCAAAGGCTAAATCAGTTCAaaaagatgtaatcgattatcagtctgtgtaatcgattactagagagtttGTGAAGATATTTTTTACTAACGGCACAaaactatttgaattttgatctgtgtaatcgattatcagaatcTTGTAATAAATTACCAATGAAGAGATTTcaaaaaacctttgaaaaatcATGACTCTTCAGaaatataactatgtaatcaattaccaaaatcatgtaatcaattaccagtgagaaaacttcagaaaagctttttgaaaagacacatctcttcaaaccattttggaaAGGAAGACATCACGGGCATATGTGGGTGTGGGTGTGTGGANNNNNNNNNNNNNNNNNNNNNNNNNNNNNNNNNNNNNNNNNNNNNNNNNNNNNNNNNNNNNNNNNNNNNNNNNNNNNNNNNNNNNNNNNNNNNNNNNNNNcacacacacacacacacacactctctatctctatatatatatatatatctatatatatatatatatatatatatatatacacacacacacacacacacacacacacacacatatatatatatatgtgtgtgtgtgtgtgagagagagagagagagagagagagcgcgcgcgcgcgcgctcacacacacacacacacacacacgcgcGCGCGCGAGAGACAGACGCACACACgcgcgtgtgtgtgtgtgtctgtctctcacacacacacacatatacatatatatagatcAAGATTTAatgttatgatatatatatatatatatatatatatatatatatatatatatatatatatatatatatatatatatatatatatatatatcttatgaGAATGAGATGATTAAATCTGAACTGTATAAATATACATGGAGGGTTGAGATTTAATGTCATAAAGTCACACGACTCTTTAAGTGGTATCATGACATTAAATCTTGATCGttcttatttgattatatgattcAGATTTAGTCTTCTCACTCTCACAAAATATTTCTCTCATAGGATATTTCATATACATGGGGGCATATCAGGTGAGATGAGTGTTTTATTGTGAGAGGTGAGAGAACTAAATAGTAGCTCTTAGATCAAAATAGAAAAAGGTCCAAAATTAATTGCTGATTAAAAATGCACGTTCATCCAATTTTGGCTTTCTCACACATAGTGTTTTTCTCACTTTTAGGTTCCCAATTCTTTTGTGCATATTGCCTCTTCTTTCTTTGTTGTCCCATCATCTTCCTCATTTGTTTGTGATCaccattataaaaaatttagctTTTGGTTAGCGCAGGTGTTCGCATCTTGGTACTACTTGTTTTTGTGGATGTGAAATCTAACCGGCAAGTACACTGggtcgtcaagtaaataattaaaacggtgtga
It contains:
- the LOC100811926 gene encoding putative pentatricopeptide repeat-containing protein At1g19290, which produces MFPLLRKLHIPFFSHRRRTFHFSLALLRKIPEHSNNPPDPSLVDRISRLLLLRRPTSIHRLRFRPSDALTDALLRRLRLHPTAALSFFTLAASGQQHPHYRPHATSFCLLLHILARAKLFPETRSILHQLLSLHCTNNFKTFAVCNAVVSAYREFGFSPTAFDMLLKAFSERGMTRHALHVFDEMSKLARTPSLRSCNSLLAKLVRSGEGDAALMVFEQVLKMGIVPDVYMISIVVNAHCREGSVECAERFVEKMEGMGFEVNVVVYNALVGGYVCKGGVDGAERVLSLMSGRGVERNVVTWTLLMKCYCRQGRVDEAERLLRRMKEDEGVVVDDRVYGVLVNGYCQVGRMDDAVRIRDEMARVGLRVNVFVCNALVNGYCKQGWVGKAEEVLREMVDWNVRPDCYSYNTLLDGYCREGRMAESFMLCEEMIREGIDPSVVTYNMVLKGLVDVGSYGDALSLWHLMVQRGVVPNEVSYCTLLDCLFKMGDSDRAMKLWKEILGRGFSKSNVAFNTMIGGLCKMGKVVEAQTVFDRMKELGCSPDEITYRTLSDGYCKIGCVVEAFRIKDMMERQTISPSIEMYNSLINGLFKSRKSSDVANLLVEMKRRALSPNAVTFGTLISGWCNEEKLDKALTLYFEMIERGFSPNSVICSKIVISLYKNDRINEATVILDKMVDFDLLTVHKCSDKSVKNDFISLEAQRIADSLDKSDICNSLPNNIVYNIAIYGLCKSGKIDEARSVLSILLSRGFLPDNFTYGALIHACSAAGDVGGAFNLRDEMVERGLIPNITTYNALINGLCKVGNMDRAQRLFHKLPQKGLVPNVVTYNILITGYCRIGDLNEASKLREKMIEGGIS